One window of Candidatus Tokpelaia hoelldoblerii genomic DNA carries:
- a CDS encoding Tryptophan halogenase (bhsal11960) — MLDLTQAKRIAIVGGGVAGWFAALVFRRLFGDETEVVVFADEGGMPPVAQDGGLLNMAAALTRNGLDVEEFIRETGATSRLGVAFHNWRKNTQAEAGDVFYHLMPMPGEQVAEIDHMAFGFAPLLAARVAAGADLHSFFPGFSLIRNKSSQREAQAVLATKRSGLSQSWHFDCRRFARYLRGKALTRGVREQAGRVDKLVVNEHGAVTAVAVNGAQAAVDFVVDASGLRRIGLGQTYKESWCSLHSFLPVDTMQPFSRICQQGQLPLLTKATALSSGWLWQVPLANADRGYMGGAYLFSSAHGNVHNMQAELVQHLGAGVQLAQPLRFEAGHFKVAWRNNLVALGAAAGFVEPLEATAMGQMLESLRNIERMISDGGGVVGHQAIFSFNRSSYKTWDTISDFLRMHYEGGRQDTPFWQAVAQLPRSGRYQEIRRAFARRLPRAVDLESYIGYGWGAMFHMVNWLSIGAAVGVVPQQAGVADLKRLPRNMLQEVGPYLKELRKRMGQEMNVSGKQAGQ, encoded by the coding sequence GTGCTGGATTTAACACAGGCCAAACGGATTGCCATTGTTGGCGGGGGTGTGGCCGGGTGGTTTGCCGCGCTTGTTTTCCGCCGTTTGTTTGGCGATGAGACAGAGGTTGTTGTGTTTGCCGATGAAGGCGGCATGCCCCCTGTTGCTCAGGATGGCGGCTTGCTCAATATGGCGGCGGCCTTGACCCGCAACGGGCTGGATGTGGAAGAGTTTATACGTGAGACAGGCGCTACCAGCCGGCTGGGCGTTGCCTTTCACAACTGGCGGAAAAACACGCAGGCAGAGGCAGGTGATGTCTTTTACCATCTGATGCCGATGCCGGGTGAGCAGGTGGCTGAGATTGACCATATGGCTTTTGGTTTTGCGCCGCTTTTGGCGGCCCGTGTGGCTGCGGGCGCCGATTTGCATTCGTTCTTTCCCGGTTTTTCATTGATCCGCAACAAGAGTTCACAGAGAGAGGCGCAGGCTGTTCTGGCTACCAAACGCAGTGGACTGTCGCAATCATGGCATTTCGATTGCCGGCGTTTTGCCCGGTATCTCCGGGGCAAGGCATTGACGCGTGGTGTACGGGAGCAGGCCGGGCGGGTTGACAAGCTCGTTGTCAATGAACATGGTGCAGTTACGGCTGTTGCTGTCAACGGCGCACAGGCCGCTGTGGATTTTGTCGTTGATGCTTCCGGGCTGAGGCGTATCGGGCTTGGCCAGACGTATAAGGAGAGCTGGTGTTCCCTGCATTCCTTCCTGCCGGTAGACACTATGCAGCCCTTTTCCCGGATTTGCCAACAGGGGCAGCTGCCCCTGTTGACAAAGGCTACGGCTTTATCCAGCGGCTGGCTATGGCAGGTGCCGTTGGCCAATGCAGATCGCGGCTATATGGGAGGGGCTTATTTATTTTCTTCCGCGCATGGCAATGTGCACAACATGCAGGCCGAGCTTGTGCAGCATCTGGGGGCTGGCGTGCAACTGGCGCAGCCATTGCGTTTTGAGGCAGGCCATTTCAAGGTTGCCTGGCGCAATAACCTGGTGGCGCTGGGGGCTGCGGCAGGTTTTGTCGAGCCGCTGGAGGCAACCGCAATGGGGCAAATGCTGGAATCCTTGCGCAATATAGAGCGGATGATCAGCGATGGTGGCGGGGTTGTCGGCCATCAGGCGATTTTTTCTTTCAACCGCTCCAGCTATAAGACATGGGATACGATCAGCGATTTCCTGCGTATGCATTATGAAGGCGGCCGGCAGGATACACCTTTCTGGCAGGCTGTGGCGCAATTGCCGCGCAGCGGGCGCTATCAGGAGATAAGGCGGGCTTTTGCCCGGCGGTTGCCGCGGGCAGTTGATCTTGAAAGTTATATAGGCTATGGCTGGGGCGCTATGTTCCATATGGTCAACTGGTTAAGCATTGGCGCGGCTGTAGGTGTTGTCCCGCAACAGGCGGGAGTGGCTGATTTAAAACGCTTGCCGCGCAATATGCTTCAGGAGGTGGGGCCTTATCTGAAAGAGTTGCGAAAGCGCATGGGGCAGGAAATGAATGTGTCAGGAAAACAGGCTGGGCAATAA